From Suncus etruscus isolate mSunEtr1 chromosome 6, mSunEtr1.pri.cur, whole genome shotgun sequence, one genomic window encodes:
- the LOC126012017 gene encoding LOW QUALITY PROTEIN: bromodomain-containing protein 7-like (The sequence of the model RefSeq protein was modified relative to this genomic sequence to represent the inferred CDS: inserted 1 base in 1 codon), translated as MGKKHKKHESEWRLYEEYAEKPLKLVLKVGGSEVTELSTGSSGHDSSLLDDKASSEHDKHRDRKRKKRKGEKQPPGEEKGRKRRRVKDRKKRDRDHVENETEKDLQCQGPVRLDLPPEKPLTSSLTKQEEVEQTPLQEALNQLMRQLQRKDPSAFFSFPVADFIAPGYSMIIKHPMDFSTMKEKIKNNDYQSIEELKDNFKLMCTNAMIYNKPETIYYKAAKKLLHSGMKILSQERIQSLKQHWLQGRLAEKLEAERTDTSQSGEDTCVWLRESEDTGDPDALIFKSPNKENKKKDKDTLDDRCKISNLEREPEQIDRIVKESGGKLTRRLVNSQCEFERRKPDGTTTLGLLHPVGPIIGEPGYCPVRLGMTTGRLQSGVNTLQGFKEGKRNKVTPVLYLNYGPFSSYTPHYDSTFANISKDDSDLIYSTYGEDSDLPSDFSIHEFLATCPDYPYVMADSLLDVLTKGVHSRTLQELETTSLEDGDQTRTLDTAKETEQITEIEPEGHVDSSNQNRLTALKAVTNFGAPIEVFDSEEAEVFQKKLDETTKLLKELQEAQNERLSARPPPNMICLLGPXYREMHLAEQVTNNLKELAQQVTPRDIVSTYRIQKAMGISVPYSIVESNLVDLTEDFEDPQRTSVAECRPDGV; from the exons ATGGGCAAGAAGCACAAGAAGCACGAGTCGGAGTGGCGCCTCTACGAGGAGTACGCGGAGAAGCCCCTGAAGCTCGTCCTCAAGGTCGGCGGCAGCGAGGTGACCGAGCTCTCCACCGGCAGCTCGGGCCACGACTCCAGCCTCCTCGACGACAAGGCCTCGTCCGAGCACGACAAGCACCGCGACCGAAAGCGCAAGAAGCGGAAGGGCGAAAAGCAGCCGCCCGGCGAGGAGAAGGGGCGCAAGCGGAGACGCGTCAAGGACAGAAAGAAGCGAGATCGTGACCATGTGGAGAATGAGACAGAAAAAGACCTCCAATGTCAGGGACCTGTGAGATTAGACTTGCCTCCTGAGAAGCCTCTCACAAGCTCTTTAACCAAACAAGAAGAAGTAGAACAGACACCCCTTCAAGAAGCTTTGAATCAACTGATGAGACAATTGCAAAG AAAAGACCCAAgtgctttcttttcatttcctgtgGCTGATTTTATTGCTCCCGGCTACTCCATGATCATTAAACACCCAATGGATTTTAGTACCATGAAagaaaagatcaagaacaatGATTACCAGTCCATAGAAGAACTAAAGGATAACTTTAAACTAATGTGTACTAATGCTATGATTTACAACAAACCAGAGACCATTTATTATAAAGCTGCAAAGAAGCTGCTGCATTCAGGGATGAAAATTCTTAGCCAAGAGAGAATTCAGAGCCTGAAACAGCATTGGCTTCAAGGCAGACTTGCAGAAAAGTTGGAAGCAGAAAGAACAGACACCTCTCAGAGTGGGGAGGACACCTGTGTCTGGCTGAGAGAAAGCGAAGACACTGGAGATCCTGATGCACTCATTTTCAAGAGTCCcaataaggaaaacaaaaagaaagacaaagatacGCTTGACGACAGATGTAAAATCAGTAACTTAGAAAGAGAGCCGGAGCAGATTGATCGCATTGTAAAGGAATCTGGAGGAAAGCTGACCAGGAGACTTGTTAATAGTCAGTGTGAGTTTGAAAGAAGAAAACCAGATGGGACAACAACATTGGGACTACTACATCCTGTGGGTCCCATTATAGGAGAGCCAGGCTATTGCCCTGTGAGACTAGGAATGACAACTGGAAGACTTCAGTCTGGAGTGAATACTTTGCAGGGTTTCAAAGAAGGTAAGAGGAACAAAGTAACTCCAGTATTATACTTAAATTACGGACCTTTCAGTTCTTATACTCCACATTATGATTCCACATTTGCAAATATCAGCAAGGATGATTCTGATTTAATCTATTCAACATATGGAGAAGACTCTGATCTTCCAAGTGACTTCAGCATTCATGAATTTTTGGCCACCTGCCCAGATTATCCATATGTTATGGCAGACAGTTTACTGGATGTTCTAACAAAAGGAGTGCACTCTAGAACCCTGCAGGAATTAGAGACGACATCACTTGAAGATGGAGATCAGACTAGGACACTTGATACAGCAAAAGAAACAGAGCAGATTACCGAAATAGAACCAGAGGGGCATGTAGACTCCAGTAATCAGAACCGGCTCACAGCACTAAAAGCAGTTACAAACTTTGGTGCTCCCATTGAAGTATTTGACTCTGAAGAAGCTGAAGTGTTCCAGAAGAAGCTTGATGAGACCACCAAATTGCTCAAGGAGCTCCAGGAAGCCCAAAATGAGCGTCTGAGTGCCAGACCTCCTCCCAACATGATCTGTCTCCTGGGTC CTTACAGGGAAATGCATCTTGCTGAACAAGTGACCAATAATCTTAAAGAACTTGCACAGCAAGTGACCCCACGTGATATCGTTAGCACATACAGAATTCAGAAAGCAATGGGAATTTCTGTCCCCTACTCCATTGTAGAAAGCAACTTGGTAGATTTAACAGAAGATTTTGAAGACCCTCAAAGAACTAGTGTGGCTGAATGTAGACCTGATGGGGTATAA